A stretch of the Rhizobium sullae genome encodes the following:
- a CDS encoding SulP family inorganic anion transporter produces the protein MINNGSAFSRDLASSLVVFLVAIPLCLGIAIASGVPAAMGLISGIIGGLVVGLLAGSPLQVSGPAAGLAVIVFGFIEQYGVAMLAPVLLVVGLLQIIAGFLRIGSWFRAISPAVVHGMLAGIGILIILGQIHVLMDARPAAGGIENITAINESVGRLWGTSVTNEAVALLVGLIALLAMVCWEQFRPKFLAPLPGALVGVAAATVLATTLDLPIARVKVPASLAESISIPAAESFAQLVQPGIILTILMITVIASAETLLSAAAVDRMHDGERTRFNKELFAQGVGNGLCGLLGGLPITGVIVRSSANIQAGARTRTSAVLHGAWILGLMALLPGLLEMVPLTALAAVLLVTGWRLISLHHVRHLFEHHGLMPVGIWAVTVAMVVLQDLLVGVALGLALSILEVLPYLRRKLAIRHSEVDDEIHVRLGGALTCKDVPALLSTLEGLPEGRKVNIIGKHLRFMDHTSAETISEWLRRETKSGRTVQVHPPRAERHPRLKPLFARFSAEAA, from the coding sequence ATGATAAACAACGGCTCTGCTTTCTCGCGCGATCTCGCTTCGTCTCTGGTGGTTTTTCTTGTCGCCATTCCGCTTTGCCTGGGAATTGCGATCGCCTCCGGGGTGCCTGCGGCTATGGGACTAATCTCCGGTATCATAGGCGGCCTCGTCGTCGGCCTCCTGGCGGGCTCGCCTCTTCAGGTCTCCGGGCCTGCCGCCGGTCTTGCTGTCATCGTCTTCGGCTTCATCGAACAGTATGGCGTTGCCATGCTCGCTCCCGTGCTGCTCGTTGTCGGCTTGCTGCAGATCATAGCGGGTTTCCTAAGGATCGGTTCCTGGTTCAGAGCAATTTCGCCGGCCGTCGTTCACGGCATGCTGGCTGGCATTGGCATTTTGATCATCCTGGGGCAGATCCATGTGCTCATGGATGCCAGGCCTGCCGCCGGCGGCATCGAGAATATCACCGCGATCAACGAGAGCGTCGGTAGATTGTGGGGCACCAGCGTGACAAACGAGGCCGTCGCGCTTCTGGTCGGTCTCATCGCTCTCCTCGCGATGGTCTGCTGGGAACAATTCCGCCCGAAATTTCTGGCGCCGCTTCCTGGGGCCCTTGTCGGCGTTGCTGCCGCCACGGTCTTGGCTACCACACTTGACCTCCCGATAGCCCGCGTGAAAGTGCCTGCCTCACTGGCAGAGAGCATATCGATACCGGCGGCCGAGAGCTTTGCCCAGCTAGTGCAGCCCGGCATCATCTTGACGATTCTGATGATTACCGTCATTGCGAGCGCCGAAACGCTTCTTTCGGCGGCCGCCGTCGATCGCATGCACGACGGGGAGCGCACGCGCTTCAACAAGGAGCTCTTCGCCCAAGGCGTCGGTAACGGGCTCTGCGGATTACTCGGGGGATTGCCTATCACCGGTGTCATCGTCCGTTCGTCAGCCAATATCCAGGCCGGGGCTCGCACGCGGACCTCGGCAGTATTGCATGGGGCATGGATCCTGGGCCTGATGGCGCTTTTGCCGGGATTGCTGGAAATGGTACCATTGACGGCGCTCGCCGCCGTACTGCTCGTCACCGGCTGGCGGCTGATCAGCCTTCACCACGTACGCCACCTGTTCGAGCACCATGGTCTCATGCCGGTTGGAATTTGGGCCGTCACGGTGGCCATGGTCGTCCTGCAGGACCTGCTGGTCGGTGTGGCGCTCGGCCTGGCGCTGTCGATCCTCGAAGTTCTTCCCTATCTGCGCCGAAAGCTCGCGATCAGGCATTCCGAAGTCGACGATGAAATTCATGTCCGACTGGGCGGAGCGCTCACCTGCAAGGACGTGCCGGCGCTACTCAGCACGCTCGAAGGGCTGCCCGAAGGCCGCAAAGTCAATATCATCGGCAAACACCTGCGTTTCATGGATCACACCAGTGCAGAGACCATCAGCGAATGGCTCAGGCGCGAGACGAAATCCGGTCGAACCGTCCAGGTTCATCCGCCTCGGGCGGAGCGTCATCCCCGTCTCAAGCCGCTATTTGCGCGGTTTTCTGCCGAAGCAGCCTGA
- a CDS encoding response regulator produces MQTAHHIVVVDDHRDIRDLVGKYLSQQGYHVSVAESGAALRRIVERGAPDLIVLDIMMPGEDGLSVCRQLRGTMEIPIIFLTAMADDTDRIIGLELGADDYLTKPFNPRELLARIRAVLRRVNSLPQQQRETIKSKTVTFDQWRLDVGRRELIGEDGVGIALSIAEFRLLKAFLEHPGLVLSRDQLLDLTVGRTADFFDRSIDNQVSRLRKKIEFDPKNPAIIKTHWGGGYRFSAEVASG; encoded by the coding sequence ATGCAAACGGCACACCATATCGTCGTCGTAGACGATCACCGGGACATCCGTGACCTCGTCGGCAAATATCTTTCCCAGCAGGGCTACCACGTCAGCGTCGCCGAAAGCGGCGCGGCTCTTCGGCGCATCGTCGAACGTGGCGCCCCGGACCTGATCGTTCTCGATATCATGATGCCGGGGGAGGATGGTCTATCAGTCTGTCGCCAGCTGCGCGGCACGATGGAGATACCGATCATCTTCCTGACGGCGATGGCGGACGATACCGACCGCATCATCGGACTGGAGCTCGGCGCCGACGACTATCTTACCAAGCCCTTCAACCCGCGTGAGCTTCTGGCGCGCATCAGGGCCGTGCTGCGCAGGGTCAACAGCCTGCCGCAGCAGCAGCGCGAGACGATCAAGTCGAAAACCGTGACCTTCGATCAATGGCGGCTCGATGTCGGGCGCCGAGAGCTGATCGGCGAGGACGGCGTCGGCATCGCGCTCAGCATCGCGGAGTTTCGCCTGCTCAAGGCCTTCCTGGAACATCCGGGCCTCGTCCTCAGCCGTGACCAACTTCTCGATCTGACCGTCGGCCGCACCGCAGATTTTTTCGATCGCAGCATCGACAACCAAGTCAGCCGCTTGCGCAAGAAGATCGAGTTCGATCCGAAAAATCCCGCCATCATCAAGACCCACTGGGGCGGCGGCTACCGCTTTTCTGCAGAGGTGGCATCCGGATGA
- a CDS encoding c-type cytochrome has translation MKPICLGSMLVFSLSLAAGGRSLAQEPVNPVGERLFRTRCGTCHSVNIGENRMGPHLSGLLGRSAGTIEGARYSKALGGSGIVWDEERLQAFLANPRQVVPGTTMTVTIRDEAQRSAIIAYLRRLSSVD, from the coding sequence ATGAAACCAATCTGTCTCGGCTCAATGCTGGTGTTCTCCCTGTCGCTGGCGGCTGGCGGCCGGAGCCTGGCGCAGGAGCCGGTCAATCCGGTGGGCGAACGGCTGTTCCGCACCCGTTGCGGCACCTGCCACAGTGTCAACATCGGCGAAAACCGGATGGGGCCGCATCTTTCCGGCCTTCTCGGTCGGTCGGCGGGAACCATTGAAGGCGCACGCTACTCGAAAGCGCTCGGCGGGTCCGGCATCGTCTGGGACGAGGAGAGGCTGCAGGCCTTTCTGGCCAATCCGCGGCAAGTCGTTCCCGGCACGACGATGACCGTCACTATTCGTGACGAGGCGCAGCGATCGGCGATCATCGCCTATCTGCGCAGGCTTTCCTCCGTCGACTAA
- a CDS encoding carbonic anhydrase — MGDLLKGISSFRGAVFPSHSALYRKLAREGQQPHALMISCADSRVMPETITQSGPGDLFVCRNAGNIVPPFSTLNGGVSSAIEYAILALGVSDIVVCGHSDCGAMKGLCHPAMLEPMPNVAAWLRHSHAAYSIVCQAYPDDLSEADRVRAVAMENVVVQLDHLKTHPAVAAKLATNEITLHGWFFDIGTGEVQVYDGVLATFTDVQEGEPLPVAVIGRDHPHVMPRAAATLAGE; from the coding sequence ATGGGTGATCTCCTGAAAGGTATCTCCAGCTTCCGCGGCGCCGTATTCCCGAGTCATTCGGCGCTTTACCGCAAGCTCGCGCGCGAAGGCCAGCAGCCACATGCCCTGATGATATCTTGCGCCGACAGCCGGGTGATGCCGGAAACGATAACACAGTCCGGTCCCGGCGATCTCTTCGTCTGCCGCAATGCCGGCAATATTGTTCCCCCCTTCTCGACCCTCAATGGCGGCGTCTCTTCCGCAATCGAATATGCCATCCTAGCCCTCGGCGTCAGCGACATTGTTGTCTGCGGTCACTCAGATTGCGGGGCGATGAAAGGGTTGTGCCACCCAGCAATGCTGGAACCAATGCCGAATGTCGCAGCCTGGCTGCGGCACAGCCACGCTGCCTATTCGATTGTTTGCCAGGCCTATCCTGACGACCTTTCCGAAGCTGACCGCGTGCGGGCTGTAGCGATGGAAAACGTCGTCGTTCAGCTCGACCACTTGAAGACCCATCCAGCGGTGGCTGCAAAACTCGCGACCAACGAAATCACGCTGCACGGCTGGTTCTTCGACATTGGAACGGGCGAGGTCCAGGTCTATGACGGGGTCTTGGCGACATTTACCGATGTGCAAGAGGGCGAGCCGCTGCCGGTCGCCGTCATAGGACGAGATCACCCGCATGTCATGCCGCGGGCCGCTGCAACGCTTGCCGGGGAGTAA